The Bifidobacterium eulemuris genome includes a window with the following:
- a CDS encoding glycoside hydrolase family 43 protein, whose translation MTDAVSACNIPQPQPPADPYGYLLVHFLEDDKGYAERIYLDVSQGDNPERWHPLNGGAPILTSNLGTTGVRDPYLVRDPETGTVYIIATDLRVFGGDDIVLEQDLQGCDPDEQDWESYWSIKWTHWSHHGSTKLIVWKSEDLVHWSEPWELDVSRRPDGGKEELGMAWAPECLWVPDYHPQGHVGGRGAFVVYWSSRLFDSSDPDHSDASAYDRVMWGATRDFTNETFEFGGTFIDRGHNTIDTTMLQRRLPDGKIRTYRATKDNGPRPGIWLDATDARRWWEDDAEWTVLQENIGVEYVPDRDPSGVEGPALFASHSDDKVYLYVDVIPSIGYRPMVAVDPDKGFEYLETPDFVMAPHTKHGGVLSLTKAEYDRLRDNDGRIGVE comes from the coding sequence ATGACGGACGCTGTCTCCGCTTGCAATATTCCTCAACCCCAGCCTCCTGCCGATCCTTATGGATATCTTCTGGTTCATTTTCTGGAGGATGACAAGGGCTACGCCGAACGCATCTATCTTGACGTCTCACAAGGAGACAACCCGGAGCGTTGGCATCCTTTGAACGGAGGTGCTCCCATTCTCACGTCTAATCTCGGCACGACCGGTGTGCGGGACCCGTATCTTGTACGCGATCCGGAAACGGGTACCGTGTATATCATCGCCACAGATTTACGTGTGTTCGGTGGCGACGATATCGTCCTTGAACAAGATCTTCAGGGGTGCGACCCCGACGAACAGGACTGGGAGTCGTATTGGAGCATCAAGTGGACGCATTGGAGCCATCATGGTAGCACCAAACTTATTGTTTGGAAATCCGAAGATCTGGTGCACTGGAGTGAGCCTTGGGAACTTGATGTGTCACGCCGCCCTGATGGCGGAAAAGAGGAGTTGGGTATGGCCTGGGCTCCGGAATGCCTGTGGGTGCCGGATTACCATCCTCAAGGGCATGTAGGCGGACGCGGCGCGTTTGTTGTGTACTGGTCCAGCAGATTGTTCGATTCCTCTGACCCGGACCATTCCGATGCTTCGGCGTATGATCGCGTGATGTGGGGAGCCACTCGCGATTTCACCAACGAGACTTTTGAATTCGGGGGCACGTTCATTGACCGTGGGCATAACACCATCGACACCACGATGTTGCAGCGAAGGCTGCCCGATGGAAAGATCCGCACCTATCGTGCGACCAAAGACAACGGTCCGAGGCCCGGTATCTGGTTGGATGCCACTGACGCGCGTCGCTGGTGGGAGGACGACGCGGAGTGGACCGTACTCCAGGAGAACATAGGCGTAGAGTATGTGCCCGATAGGGATCCCTCCGGAGTGGAAGGTCCGGCCTTATTCGCATCCCATAGCGACGATAAGGTGTATCTGTATGTCGATGTGATTCCCTCCATCGGGTACCGGCCGATGGTTGCCGTCGATCCGGACAAAGGCTTTGAATATCTTGAGACTCCGGACTTTGTGATGGCGCCGCATACCAAGCATGGCGGGGTTCTTTCGTTGACGAAGGCCGAATACGACCGTTTGCGTGACAACGATGGTCGTATCGGCGTGGAGTGA
- a CDS encoding family 43 glycosylhydrolase codes for MKRDVTITNPVLQGVFPDPSWMWHNNEAWLVTSSFGQVPGLPIHTSRDLSHWQRRCSAIDEEMARRLFLKYIRTDNHGIFAPTIREFGDAIIIVSTVMEVMVDKALADGADPDEINRLRAANGNFALVSRDDGLTWEGPHWIKGAVGNDPDFFIDADGTTWWTASRPSSSPRWPFQSDIWMRKLDTERWRLEGPERIIWHGAVEGATWAESPHIFLKDGTYYLLAAEAGTERRHAQSVARSDSLNACYYENNSRNPILTHRTLGEGFPVQNVGHSDMLRDDNGDWWGVCLGSRVVEGYSFMGREPFVFPIVWEDGWPVFTPGDALLRRRIIRGQENTRHGYQLGDIASQEGKNETDRDRHIEQINPNDYLMLPTQPQWIWTRVDDFDYEVLFNPTLMHEARIQQNRDVFASITTDSDSSSVVACISNKGTVQEIGRTALHHDEWYSVRLVGRSVRFAQVPAPNCIPNTEHPLLVGKGAAAVESVAAGGWPVINGGLDIPDSSFAYADAAFLSTESAGGYIGCLAGVR; via the coding sequence ATGAAAAGGGACGTCACCATCACCAATCCCGTCCTGCAGGGAGTCTTCCCCGACCCCTCATGGATGTGGCATAACAATGAAGCTTGGCTGGTGACATCGTCTTTCGGCCAGGTGCCAGGCCTACCTATCCATACGTCCCGAGATCTATCCCATTGGCAACGTCGCTGTTCGGCGATCGACGAAGAGATGGCACGTCGATTGTTCCTTAAATATATCCGTACCGACAATCACGGCATATTCGCCCCCACCATCCGAGAATTTGGAGATGCGATCATCATCGTCAGCACTGTGATGGAAGTCATGGTGGACAAGGCGTTGGCGGATGGAGCAGATCCGGATGAGATCAACCGCTTGCGAGCAGCGAACGGAAATTTCGCCTTGGTTTCGCGCGACGATGGTCTCACTTGGGAAGGGCCACACTGGATTAAAGGAGCCGTCGGCAATGACCCGGACTTCTTCATAGACGCCGATGGCACCACATGGTGGACGGCAAGTCGCCCCTCCAGCTCACCGCGTTGGCCATTTCAATCCGATATTTGGATGCGCAAGCTCGACACCGAACGATGGCGTCTCGAAGGCCCTGAACGCATCATCTGGCATGGCGCGGTGGAGGGAGCTACATGGGCGGAATCGCCGCATATCTTCCTGAAGGACGGCACATACTATTTGCTGGCCGCCGAAGCGGGTACCGAACGCCGCCACGCACAGTCGGTGGCACGTTCCGATTCTCTGAACGCATGCTACTACGAGAACAATTCACGTAATCCCATCCTCACGCACCGCACCTTAGGAGAGGGATTCCCCGTACAAAATGTCGGACACAGCGATATGCTGCGCGATGACAACGGCGACTGGTGGGGCGTGTGCCTAGGATCGCGCGTTGTGGAAGGATATAGTTTCATGGGGCGCGAACCTTTCGTCTTCCCAATAGTTTGGGAAGACGGGTGGCCAGTTTTCACGCCGGGCGACGCCTTGCTGCGACGTCGAATCATCAGGGGACAAGAAAACACCCGCCACGGGTATCAGCTGGGCGACATAGCTTCGCAAGAAGGCAAGAACGAAACCGACAGGGATCGCCATATCGAGCAGATAAATCCGAACGACTATCTGATGCTTCCCACTCAACCTCAATGGATCTGGACCCGAGTCGATGATTTCGATTACGAAGTACTGTTCAATCCCACACTGATGCATGAGGCGCGGATTCAGCAAAACCGAGACGTGTTCGCTTCTATTACGACCGATAGCGACAGCTCGTCTGTGGTCGCTTGCATATCGAACAAAGGTACCGTTCAAGAGATCGGCCGCACTGCTTTGCATCATGATGAATGGTATTCCGTTCGACTCGTCGGGCGAAGCGTCCGTTTTGCGCAAGTCCCAGCGCCAAATTGCATCCCGAACACGGAACACCCACTCCTTGTGGGCAAAGGCGCGGCTGCCGTGGAATCCGTCGCAGCAGGAGGATGGCCTGTGATCAACGGCGGTCTGGACATTCCTGACTCGTCGTTCGCATACGCTGACGCAGCATTCCTGAGTACTGAAAGCGCTGGAGGATATATAGGCTGTCTTGCCGGCGTCCGGTAG
- a CDS encoding ATP-binding protein, with translation MNTKYRVLRPAYLRQLEPYIDTEQVKVLQGVRRCGKSTILDMLRTTLLERGIPQRNIIHRRFDEFGLPQHITAQHLTEDLTAAFAASDPDVNRYVFLDEIQEVEDWETVVRGLHTTQGIDVYITGSNAHFLSSDLATLLAGRTIAFDIYPLSFAEYREFTAQRDPSQTRSNDELFADYLRFGGMPSLFSLRSMDEDGITRELSSIYNTVILKDVAERLGIRDIALLNRLVAYLFSTSGNLFSTRKVVGALVSSGRRTTSETVESYIEALRQAYILHEAPQFGLQGKQTLNPLRKFYAVDTGLRNMSTGFSTNDLGFQLENVVYNELLRRGWRVSVGTLRSGKEIDFIATKLDEREYIQVTETILDETTRKRELAAFQELHDAFPKTLLTLDRYRTGITEDGIRIINVVDWLLDK, from the coding sequence ATGAATACCAAATACCGTGTTCTCCGCCCCGCCTATCTCCGACAGCTGGAACCCTACATCGACACCGAACAGGTGAAAGTCCTGCAAGGCGTTCGGCGCTGCGGCAAATCGACGATCCTCGACATGCTGCGCACGACCCTGCTGGAACGCGGCATACCCCAGCGCAACATTATCCATCGTCGATTCGACGAATTCGGCCTTCCCCAGCACATCACAGCGCAGCATCTCACCGAGGATCTCACAGCCGCATTCGCCGCCAGCGACCCGGATGTCAACCGCTACGTGTTTCTGGATGAAATCCAGGAAGTCGAAGATTGGGAAACCGTGGTACGCGGATTGCACACGACCCAGGGCATCGACGTATATATCACCGGATCGAACGCCCATTTTCTCTCCAGCGATCTTGCCACTCTGCTCGCCGGGCGCACCATCGCATTCGACATCTACCCACTGTCATTCGCCGAATACCGAGAATTCACCGCGCAACGCGACCCCAGCCAGACGCGCTCCAACGATGAGTTGTTCGCCGATTACCTTCGATTCGGCGGTATGCCCAGCCTGTTTTCGCTACGTTCCATGGATGAGGACGGCATCACGAGAGAACTCAGCTCGATCTATAACACCGTCATTCTCAAGGACGTGGCGGAACGATTGGGAATACGCGATATCGCCCTGTTGAACAGACTGGTCGCCTATCTGTTCTCCACCTCGGGCAACCTGTTCTCCACTCGCAAAGTCGTCGGAGCGCTGGTCAGCTCCGGACGACGCACCACTTCGGAAACGGTCGAAAGCTACATCGAAGCACTACGGCAGGCGTATATCCTGCACGAGGCGCCGCAATTCGGACTGCAGGGCAAGCAGACCCTCAATCCCTTAAGGAAGTTCTACGCCGTGGACACCGGTCTGCGCAACATGTCGACGGGGTTTTCCACCAACGATTTGGGCTTTCAGCTGGAAAATGTGGTGTACAACGAACTGTTGCGCCGCGGGTGGCGCGTTTCGGTCGGCACACTGCGCTCAGGCAAGGAGATCGACTTCATCGCCACCAAACTCGACGAGCGCGAATACATCCAAGTCACCGAAACCATACTCGACGAGACCACCCGCAAGCGAGAACTCGCCGCGTTCCAGGAATTGCACGATGCCTTCCCGAAAACCCTGCTCACTTTGGACCGATACCGAACCGGCATCACCGAGGACGGCATTCGCATCATCAACGTGGTGGATTGGTTGTTGGACAAGTAG
- a CDS encoding aldo/keto reductase — translation MKTIEIGTSGVHASQVALGVMRMDALDPGAAATTVRAAVELGVNFFDTADIYGFTAGAAHASSRTFGRAWRDAGVKREDILIQTKFGIVIDYDDPQGVRALRYDFSAAHLVEALERELEALGTDYVDFALLHRPDTLMEPDEVAEAFDILQSSGKVRHFGVSNMGPWQVELLQASLGQKLEANQLQFGLMHARMVSDEMMVNSTAEGMAPANHSDGLLSYSRLRRMTIQAWSPFQSGTEFGPFVGNPHFAELNAALDAKAAKYGVSANAIATAWILRHPANIQAVLGSMSLTRLGEMLDGADITLDRQDWWDLYVAAGNLIP, via the coding sequence ATGAAGACCATCGAAATCGGAACGTCGGGAGTGCATGCGTCGCAGGTGGCGCTGGGTGTGATGCGTATGGACGCGCTGGATCCGGGGGCGGCGGCCACAACGGTACGCGCCGCGGTCGAGCTGGGGGTGAACTTCTTCGACACGGCGGATATCTACGGATTCACGGCCGGTGCCGCCCACGCCAGCTCCCGTACGTTCGGCCGCGCGTGGCGTGACGCCGGCGTTAAGCGCGAGGACATCCTCATCCAAACCAAATTCGGCATCGTCATCGACTACGACGATCCGCAGGGCGTGCGTGCGCTGCGGTATGATTTCTCGGCCGCCCATCTCGTCGAGGCGCTCGAGCGCGAGCTTGAGGCGTTGGGGACCGATTATGTGGACTTCGCGCTGCTGCACCGTCCCGATACGCTGATGGAGCCCGATGAGGTGGCCGAGGCCTTCGATATTCTGCAATCCAGCGGCAAAGTGCGTCATTTCGGCGTGAGCAATATGGGTCCGTGGCAGGTCGAGCTGCTGCAGGCGTCGCTGGGGCAGAAACTGGAGGCGAACCAGCTGCAGTTCGGTCTGATGCACGCGCGGATGGTCAGCGACGAGATGATGGTCAACTCCACGGCCGAAGGAATGGCTCCGGCGAACCATTCCGACGGACTGCTTTCGTATTCGCGCCTGCGCAGGATGACGATCCAGGCATGGAGTCCGTTCCAGTCGGGCACCGAATTCGGTCCGTTCGTCGGCAATCCGCATTTCGCCGAACTCAACGCCGCATTGGACGCCAAGGCCGCCAAGTATGGAGTGAGCGCCAACGCCATCGCCACCGCGTGGATTCTGCGGCACCCCGCGAACATCCAAGCCGTGCTCGGCTCGATGAGCCTGACCCGCCTGGGCGAGATGCTCGACGGCGCCGACATCACGCTCGACCGGCAGGACTGGTGGGATCTCTACGTCGCCGCCGGCAACCTCATTCCGTAG
- the pstB gene encoding phosphate ABC transporter ATP-binding protein PstB: MGQRIDVIHENIYYGNFLAVEDVNINIEPNKVTAFIGPSGCGKSTVLRTLDRMHEIIPGARVEGEVLLEGKNLYAKDIDPVAVRRDVGMVFQRPNPFPTMSIRENVLAGVRLNNKRLAKSDADDLVEWALRGANLWEEVKDRLDNPGIGLSGGQQQRLCIARAVAVHPQVLLMDEPCSALDPISTLAVEDLINELKSDYTIVIVTHNMQQAARIADYTAFFNLKAVGQPGHLEYFADTTTMFNNPQNAEAERYISGRFG; this comes from the coding sequence ATGGGACAACGCATTGACGTCATCCACGAGAACATCTACTACGGCAACTTCCTGGCCGTGGAGGACGTGAACATCAACATCGAGCCGAACAAGGTCACCGCGTTCATCGGCCCCTCCGGCTGCGGCAAGTCGACTGTGCTGCGCACGCTCGACCGCATGCACGAGATCATCCCCGGCGCCCGCGTCGAGGGCGAGGTGCTGCTTGAAGGCAAGAACCTGTACGCCAAGGACATCGACCCCGTGGCCGTGCGCCGCGACGTGGGCATGGTGTTCCAGCGTCCGAACCCGTTCCCTACCATGTCGATCCGTGAGAACGTGCTCGCCGGCGTGCGTCTGAACAACAAGCGCCTCGCCAAGTCCGACGCGGACGATCTGGTCGAGTGGGCCCTGCGCGGCGCGAACCTGTGGGAGGAGGTCAAGGACCGTCTCGACAATCCCGGCATCGGCCTGTCCGGCGGCCAGCAGCAGCGTCTGTGCATCGCCCGCGCCGTGGCCGTGCACCCGCAGGTGCTGTTGATGGACGAGCCCTGCTCCGCGCTTGACCCGATCTCCACGCTCGCCGTCGAGGATCTGATCAACGAGCTGAAAAGCGACTACACCATCGTGATCGTGACCCACAACATGCAGCAGGCCGCCCGCATCGCCGACTACACGGCGTTCTTCAATCTGAAGGCCGTGGGACAGCCGGGCCATCTGGAGTATTTCGCGGACACCACCACGATGTTCAACAACCCGCAAAACGCCGAAGCCGAACGGTATATCTCTGGACGTTTCGGCTGA
- the pstA gene encoding phosphate ABC transporter permease PstA: MSAAEKSPMSGAPVIDFDKFKPTRSSEQARKTKDIAMRVIIALAFVVALVPLVSVLWTTISNGVKRLNLNFLSYNMTNVIGGNQTPSGGYGGVQHAIIGTLEITAGAMLISIPIGLMCAVYLVEYSNRGKLAKVISLLVDVMSGIPSIVAGLFAFSMFTILLGPGTINGFEGSVALSLLMIPTVVKSCEEMLKIVPNDLREASYALGVTKQRTITKIVLRTALPGIVSGAILAIARVIGETAPLLMTAGYISSTNFNLFSGQMTTLPVYVYQEYSKLNANCPAGADATCVTTIPMERAWAAALVLIIIVLLLNLIGRVVAKIFAVKSER; the protein is encoded by the coding sequence ATGAGTGCCGCCGAAAAATCCCCGATGAGCGGCGCGCCCGTCATCGACTTCGACAAATTCAAGCCCACCCGTTCCTCCGAGCAGGCGCGTAAGACCAAGGACATCGCCATGCGGGTCATCATCGCGCTGGCCTTCGTGGTGGCGCTTGTGCCGCTGGTCTCCGTGCTGTGGACCACCATCTCCAACGGCGTCAAGCGGCTCAACCTCAACTTCCTGAGCTACAACATGACCAACGTGATCGGCGGCAACCAGACGCCGTCCGGCGGCTACGGCGGCGTGCAGCACGCCATCATCGGCACGTTGGAGATCACCGCGGGCGCGATGCTCATCTCCATCCCCATCGGCCTGATGTGCGCCGTGTATCTGGTGGAGTACTCCAACCGGGGCAAGCTCGCCAAGGTGATCTCGCTGCTGGTCGACGTGATGAGCGGCATCCCCTCCATCGTGGCCGGCCTGTTCGCCTTCTCGATGTTCACGATTCTGCTCGGCCCCGGCACCATCAACGGTTTCGAGGGATCCGTGGCTTTGTCGCTGCTGATGATCCCCACCGTGGTCAAGTCCTGCGAGGAGATGCTCAAAATCGTGCCGAACGATCTGCGCGAGGCCTCCTACGCGTTGGGCGTCACCAAGCAGCGCACCATCACCAAAATCGTGCTGCGCACCGCACTGCCGGGCATCGTCTCCGGCGCGATCCTCGCCATCGCGCGAGTGATCGGCGAAACCGCGCCGCTGCTGATGACCGCGGGCTACATCTCCTCGACGAACTTCAACCTGTTCTCCGGGCAGATGACCACCCTGCCGGTGTACGTCTACCAGGAGTATTCGAAGCTGAACGCCAACTGTCCAGCGGGCGCCGACGCCACCTGCGTGACCACCATCCCGATGGAGCGCGCCTGGGCCGCCGCCCTTGTGCTCATCATCATCGTGCTGCTGCTCAACCTGATCGGCCGCGTCGTGGCGAAGATCTTCGCCGTCAAGTCGGAACGCTAG
- the pstC gene encoding phosphate ABC transporter permease subunit PstC, with product MSSQRTTAEQAAGGKTADKVFKGVAYACGILILAVLAAVFLFLFFRAWPLIGGDQQANSETIASFTGGKASNFWQYVGPLLFGTVLVSLLALVIAFFISIGIALFISHYAPKKLAAALSYVVDLLAAIPSVIYGLWGGLILVPAIYPFWNWVGTYLGWIPLFEGPAANPSRTVATVAVVLAVMILPIITSLSRDIFLQTPRLHEEAALALGATKWEMIKLAVLPFGKSGIVSASMLALGRALGETMAVLMILSPGLNYSIKLLQASQNQTIAANIAAQYPEANDLGVSTLIGTGLILFLITFVVNFIARKITEKASA from the coding sequence GTGAGTTCGCAACGCACAACGGCCGAACAGGCGGCCGGCGGCAAAACCGCGGATAAGGTGTTCAAAGGCGTGGCCTACGCCTGCGGCATCCTGATCCTCGCGGTGCTCGCCGCGGTGTTCCTGTTCCTGTTCTTCCGCGCCTGGCCGCTGATCGGCGGTGACCAGCAGGCCAACAGCGAGACCATCGCCAGCTTCACCGGCGGCAAGGCCTCCAACTTCTGGCAGTACGTCGGGCCCCTGCTGTTCGGCACGGTGCTCGTCTCCCTGCTGGCGCTGGTGATCGCATTCTTCATCTCCATCGGCATCGCGCTGTTCATCTCGCATTACGCGCCGAAGAAGCTCGCCGCCGCGTTGAGCTATGTGGTCGACCTGCTCGCCGCCATCCCGTCGGTGATCTACGGCCTGTGGGGCGGCCTGATTCTGGTGCCGGCCATCTATCCGTTCTGGAATTGGGTGGGCACCTACCTCGGCTGGATTCCGCTGTTCGAAGGCCCCGCCGCCAATCCGTCGCGCACCGTGGCCACCGTGGCCGTGGTGCTCGCCGTGATGATCCTGCCGATCATCACCTCGCTGTCGCGCGACATCTTCCTGCAGACCCCGCGCCTGCACGAGGAGGCCGCGCTGGCCCTGGGCGCCACCAAATGGGAGATGATCAAGCTCGCCGTGCTGCCGTTCGGCAAATCCGGCATCGTGTCCGCCTCCATGCTGGCCTTGGGTCGCGCGCTGGGTGAGACGATGGCCGTGCTGATGATCCTCTCGCCGGGACTCAACTACTCCATCAAACTGCTGCAGGCCTCGCAGAATCAGACGATCGCCGCGAACATCGCCGCGCAGTATCCCGAAGCCAACGATCTGGGCGTCTCCACGCTGATCGGAACCGGTCTGATCCTGTTCCTCATCACCTTCGTGGTCAACTTCATCGCCCGTAAGATCACCGAGAAAGCGAGTGCGTGA
- the pstS gene encoding phosphate ABC transporter substrate-binding protein PstS, with product MRKNALVRSLAALSGIAMLASVAACGDNVAIDDGSNSSSSTLSGEFAGAGASSQQAAVDAWISGFTSAHSGVTVAYNPTGSGAGVSSFLTGAIAWAGSDKALSDDEVEQSKDAACADGTTAFDVPVYISPIAVVFNLKGVSDEGEHINMDASTIAKIFDGKITSWNDPAIADQNPDLDLPDTAITVVHRSDKSGTTQNFVSYFKDVAPDDWTYDLSENWPNEVGQGAKGTSGVISTVKQADGTIGYADFSQVGDLGTVAVKVGDQYTEISADAGSKVVEDSEIDETVTGENRVVVKLNHNTEADGAYPIVLVSYDIACPVYADASTAEFVKEWLTYVTSDEGQQAAQNAAGTAPLPSSLSEKVAASIEAIQTK from the coding sequence ATGCGTAAGAATGCTCTCGTGCGCTCCCTTGCCGCGCTGTCCGGCATCGCCATGCTCGCCTCCGTCGCCGCCTGCGGCGACAACGTCGCCATCGACGACGGCTCGAATTCCAGCTCCTCCACCCTGTCCGGCGAATTCGCCGGCGCCGGCGCCTCCTCCCAGCAGGCCGCCGTGGACGCGTGGATCTCCGGCTTCACCTCCGCCCACTCCGGCGTGACCGTCGCCTACAATCCGACCGGATCCGGCGCCGGCGTGAGCTCCTTCCTGACCGGCGCGATCGCCTGGGCCGGCTCCGACAAGGCCCTCTCCGACGACGAGGTCGAGCAGTCCAAGGACGCGGCCTGCGCCGACGGCACCACCGCCTTCGACGTGCCCGTCTACATCTCCCCGATCGCCGTGGTGTTCAACTTGAAGGGCGTCTCCGACGAGGGCGAGCACATCAATATGGACGCCTCCACCATCGCCAAGATCTTCGACGGCAAGATCACCAGCTGGAACGATCCGGCCATCGCCGACCAGAACCCCGACCTCGACCTGCCCGACACCGCGATTACCGTGGTGCATCGCTCCGACAAGTCCGGCACCACGCAGAACTTCGTGAGCTACTTCAAGGACGTGGCCCCGGACGACTGGACCTACGACCTGTCCGAGAACTGGCCTAACGAGGTCGGCCAGGGCGCCAAGGGCACCTCCGGCGTGATCTCCACCGTCAAGCAGGCCGACGGCACCATCGGCTACGCCGACTTCTCCCAGGTGGGCGACCTCGGCACCGTGGCCGTCAAGGTGGGCGACCAGTACACCGAGATCTCCGCCGACGCCGGCTCCAAGGTGGTCGAGGATTCCGAGATCGACGAAACCGTCACCGGTGAGAACCGCGTGGTCGTCAAGCTCAACCACAACACCGAGGCCGACGGCGCCTACCCGATCGTGCTGGTCTCCTACGACATCGCCTGCCCGGTCTACGCCGACGCCTCCACCGCCGAATTCGTCAAGGAATGGCTCACCTACGTGACCTCCGACGAAGGCCAGCAGGCCGCGCAGAACGCCGCTGGCACCGCTCCGCTGCCGAGCAGCCTGAGCGAGAAGGTCGCCGCGTCCATCGAGGCAATCCAGACCAAGTAG
- a CDS encoding response regulator transcription factor — protein MTRILIVEDEESYREPLVYQLTREGYDVSAAASGEEGLELFTQGGIDLVLLDLMLPGIDGTSLCRRIREQSRVPIIMLTAKSAEIDKVVGLEIGADDYVTKPYSFRELLARIRAVMRRNQDVAQVSGGADADLPLVCGDIAMQIGQHEVTVRGENVFFPLKEFELLEYLMQHKGRVLTRHQLIDRIWGSDYVGDTKTLDVHVKRVRAKIEEDPAHPQYLTTVRGLGYKIDDCSSSVH, from the coding sequence ATGACACGCATTCTGATCGTCGAGGATGAGGAATCCTACCGCGAGCCGCTGGTCTACCAGCTCACCCGCGAGGGCTACGACGTCTCCGCCGCGGCCAGTGGCGAGGAGGGATTGGAGCTGTTCACCCAAGGTGGCATCGACCTGGTGCTGCTCGACCTGATGCTGCCCGGCATCGACGGCACCTCGCTGTGCCGGCGCATCCGCGAGCAAAGCCGCGTGCCGATCATCATGCTCACCGCCAAAAGCGCGGAGATCGACAAGGTCGTCGGATTGGAGATCGGGGCGGATGATTACGTGACCAAGCCGTACTCCTTCCGCGAGCTGCTCGCGCGCATCCGGGCCGTGATGCGCCGCAACCAGGACGTCGCGCAGGTCTCGGGCGGCGCGGACGCCGACCTGCCGCTCGTATGCGGCGATATCGCCATGCAGATCGGGCAGCATGAGGTCACCGTGCGCGGCGAGAACGTGTTCTTCCCGCTCAAGGAGTTCGAACTGCTCGAATATCTGATGCAGCACAAGGGGCGCGTGCTCACCCGGCACCAGCTCATCGACCGCATCTGGGGCTCGGACTATGTGGGCGACACCAAAACCCTCGACGTGCACGTCAAACGCGTACGCGCCAAAATCGAGGAGGATCCCGCGCATCCGCAGTATCTGACCACCGTGCGCGGTTTGGGATATAAGATTGATGATTGTTCATCTTCCGTTCACTGA